In the Primulina eburnea isolate SZY01 unplaced genomic scaffold, ASM2296580v1 ctg739_ERROPOS11973397, whole genome shotgun sequence genome, one interval contains:
- the LOC140821883 gene encoding sphingoid long-chain bases kinase 1-like isoform X2, with amino-acid sequence MDKPKNGSLSKNSSLRLTTSQSLRRLGLCSQISTAQQTSPVVFPEKRSRGRAATSADISVNDDYSNKAKRAEHKIDIGDEQSDLLGYELFSGKLSLDKRGSSKNSEVQASEKKDIEAVDAKLTSKALIWGSEMLRLEDVVSLSYCVGLRHFTLHAYPLRKGSCGGLFIKSGRNRKDHRFLAPNPEDALQWVNAFADQQCFVNCLPHPMATKKQGSDQLFNEFPPESYIRCKSRPKMLVILNPRSGRGRSKKVFHGLVEPLLKLAGFDLEVVETTYAGHAKKLAASVDFCTCPDGIICVGGDGIVNEVLNGLLSRDNKKEAISVPIGIIPAGSDNSLVWTVVGVRDPISAAIAIVKGGLTATDVFAVEWIHNGDIHFGMTVAYFGFISDVLELSDKYQKRFGPLRYFVAGFLKFLCLPKYSYEVEYLPAQRESGDVKIPADREIIDMSELYTDIMRRSSKEGIPRASSLSSIDSIMTPSRMSGGDLDATYSSTEPSEYVRAIDPKSKRLSVGRSNLSAEPEVIHPQMPHTGTPNWPRTRSKSRTDKGWAGLTITTDNTRSSWGNAVTNDREDISSTISDPGPIWDAEPRWDSEPNWDVENPIEFPIPSEDLAASEKKEMVPKAEENWVQSKGQFLGVLVCNHSCRTVQSLSSQVVAPKAEHDDNTLDLLLVRGTGRLRLLRFLLNLQRGRHITLPYVEYIKVKSVKVKPGKRTHNGCGIDGELFPINGQAICSLLPEQCRLIGRSSRSSK; translated from the exons ATGGACAAACCA AAGAATGGGAGTCTATCTAAGAATAGTTCTTTGAGACTGACAACCTCACAGTCTCTTCGTCGTCTGGGGCTTTGTTCCCAAATTTCAACTGCACAACAAACATCCCCAGTTGTCTTTCCAGAAAAACGTAGTAGAGGGAGGGCTGCCACAAGTGCTGATATTAGTGTCAACGATGATTACTCTAACAAAGCTAAGAGGGCGGAACACAAGATTGATATTGGGGATGAGCAATCTGACTTATTGGGATATGAATTGTTTTCTGGGAAACTATCATTGGACAAAAGGGGATCTAGTAAGAATTCTGAGGTGCAAGCATCAGAGAAAAAGGACATAGAGGCAGTTGATGCTAAACTGACAAGCAAGGCATTGATTTGGGGTTCGGAAATGTTGCGTCTAGAAGACGTGGTTTCG CTATCTTACTGTGTTGGTCTTAGACATTTTACTTTGCATGCTTATCCATTAAGAAAGGGTTCATGTGGTGGCCTTTTTATCAAAAGTGGGAGAAATCGAAAAGACCATCGCTTTTTAGCTCCTAACCCAGAGGATGCACTTCAGTGGGTTAATGCTTTTGCAGATCAGCAGTGTTTCGTGAATTGCTTACCTCATCCTATGGCTACTAAGAAGCAGGGTTCAGATCAACTTTTCAATGAATTCCCTCCTGAGTCATACATAAGATGTAAGAGTCGACCCAAAATGCTCGTCATTTTAAACCCTCGGTCTGGGCGTGGTCGTTCAAAAAAAGTGTTTCATGGCCTGGTCGAACCCTTACTTAAA CTTGCAGGATTCGATTTAGAGGTTGTTGAGACAACATATGCTGGTCATGCTAAGAAACTCGCAGCCAGTGTTGATTTTTGTACATGCCCTGATG GTATTATATGCGTTGGTGGGGATGGAATTGTAAATGAG GTTTTGAATGGTTTACTGAGTAGAGACAATAAAAAAGAAGCCATTTCAGTTCCAATTGGAATTATACCTGCTGGCTCTGATAATTCCTTGGTCTGGACTGTTGTAGGGGTTAGAGACCCGATATCTGCAGCGATTGCTATAGTTAAG GGAGGTCTTACTGCGACTGATGTTTTTGCTGTGGAGTGGATTCACAACGGAGATATTCATTTTGGGATGACAGTTGCGTACTTTGGTTTTATTAGCGATG TGTTGGAGCTCTCTGATAAATATCAGAAACGATTTGGACCTTTACGTTATTTTGTGGCCGGTTTTCTCAAATTTTTGTGCTTGCCAAAGTACAGTTACGAGGTGGAATACCTTCCAGCACAAAGAGAATCTGGAGATGTCAAAATTCCAGCTGATCGGGAAATTATTGACATGTCAGAGCTATACACCGATATTATGAGGAGATCAAGCAAGGAAGGCATTCCTCGAGCGTCAAGCTTATCAAGTATTGATTCAATAATGACTCCGAGTCGAATGTCCGGAGGAGATTTAGATGCTACCTATAGCAGCACTGAACCATCGGAGTATGTGCGTGCCATAGATCCAAAGTCAAAACGACTATCAGTTGGAAGAAGCAATTTATCAGCCGAACCGGAAGTTATCCATCCGCAAATGCCACATACAGGGACTCCAAACTGGCCCAGGACTAGGTCCAAATCGAGGACGGATAAGGGATGGGCTGGATTAACTATCACAACCGATAACACAAGGTCTTCTTGGGGAAATGCCGTAACTAATGATAGAGAGGATATCTCATCAACAATATCCGATCCTGGTCCAATTTGGGATGCGGAGCCTCGGTGGGACTCCGAACCTAACTGGGATGTAGAAAATCCAATTGAATTCCCAATACCATCTGAAGATTTGGCAGCTAGTGAAAAGAAGGAAATGGTTCCAAAAGCTGAAGAGAATTGGGTGCAATCTAAAGGCCAATTTCTTGGTGTGCTGGTGTGCAATCACTCGTGTAGAACTGTTCAAAGTTTGAGTTCTCAGGTGGTGGCCCCAAAGGCAGAGCATGATGACAACACTTTGGATTTGCTATTGGTACGTGGAACTGGACGATTGAGGCTGTTGAGATTCCTCTTGAATTTACAAAGGGGCAGGCACATTACATTGCCATATGTTGAATATATCAAG GTAAAGTCGGTGAAAGTTAAACCTGGAAAGCGCACTCACAATGGCTGTGGAATTGATGGTGAATTATTCCCCATAAACGGTCAAGCGATCTGTTCGTTACTTCCAGAACAATGCAGGCTTATTGGTCGCTCGTCTCGTTCTAGTAAGTAG
- the LOC140821883 gene encoding sphingoid long-chain bases kinase 1-like isoform X3: protein MQKNGSLSKNSSLRLTTSQSLRRLGLCSQISTAQQTSPVVFPEKRSRGRAATSADISVNDDYSNKAKRAEHKIDIGDEQSDLLGYELFSGKLSLDKRGSSKNSEVQASEKKDIEAVDAKLTSKALIWGSEMLRLEDVVSLSYCVGLRHFTLHAYPLRKGSCGGLFIKSGRNRKDHRFLAPNPEDALQWVNAFADQQCFVNCLPHPMATKKQGSDQLFNEFPPESYIRCKSRPKMLVILNPRSGRGRSKKVFHGLVEPLLKLAGFDLEVVETTYAGHAKKLAASVDFCTCPDGIICVGGDGIVNEVLNGLLSRDNKKEAISVPIGIIPAGSDNSLVWTVVGVRDPISAAIAIVKGGLTATDVFAVEWIHNGDIHFGMTVAYFGFISDVLELSDKYQKRFGPLRYFVAGFLKFLCLPKYSYEVEYLPAQRESGDVKIPADREIIDMSELYTDIMRRSSKEGIPRASSLSSIDSIMTPSRMSGGDLDATYSSTEPSEYVRAIDPKSKRLSVGRSNLSAEPEVIHPQMPHTGTPNWPRTRSKSRTDKGWAGLTITTDNTRSSWGNAVTNDREDISSTISDPGPIWDAEPRWDSEPNWDVENPIEFPIPSEDLAASEKKEMVPKAEENWVQSKGQFLGVLVCNHSCRTVQSLSSQVVAPKAEHDDNTLDLLLVRGTGRLRLLRFLLNLQRGRHITLPYVEYIKVKSVKVKPGKRTHNGCGIDGELFPINGQAICSLLPEQCRLIGRSSRSSK, encoded by the exons ATGCAGAAGAATGGGAGTCTATCTAAGAATAGTTCTTTGAGACTGACAACCTCACAGTCTCTTCGTCGTCTGGGGCTTTGTTCCCAAATTTCAACTGCACAACAAACATCCCCAGTTGTCTTTCCAGAAAAACGTAGTAGAGGGAGGGCTGCCACAAGTGCTGATATTAGTGTCAACGATGATTACTCTAACAAAGCTAAGAGGGCGGAACACAAGATTGATATTGGGGATGAGCAATCTGACTTATTGGGATATGAATTGTTTTCTGGGAAACTATCATTGGACAAAAGGGGATCTAGTAAGAATTCTGAGGTGCAAGCATCAGAGAAAAAGGACATAGAGGCAGTTGATGCTAAACTGACAAGCAAGGCATTGATTTGGGGTTCGGAAATGTTGCGTCTAGAAGACGTGGTTTCG CTATCTTACTGTGTTGGTCTTAGACATTTTACTTTGCATGCTTATCCATTAAGAAAGGGTTCATGTGGTGGCCTTTTTATCAAAAGTGGGAGAAATCGAAAAGACCATCGCTTTTTAGCTCCTAACCCAGAGGATGCACTTCAGTGGGTTAATGCTTTTGCAGATCAGCAGTGTTTCGTGAATTGCTTACCTCATCCTATGGCTACTAAGAAGCAGGGTTCAGATCAACTTTTCAATGAATTCCCTCCTGAGTCATACATAAGATGTAAGAGTCGACCCAAAATGCTCGTCATTTTAAACCCTCGGTCTGGGCGTGGTCGTTCAAAAAAAGTGTTTCATGGCCTGGTCGAACCCTTACTTAAA CTTGCAGGATTCGATTTAGAGGTTGTTGAGACAACATATGCTGGTCATGCTAAGAAACTCGCAGCCAGTGTTGATTTTTGTACATGCCCTGATG GTATTATATGCGTTGGTGGGGATGGAATTGTAAATGAG GTTTTGAATGGTTTACTGAGTAGAGACAATAAAAAAGAAGCCATTTCAGTTCCAATTGGAATTATACCTGCTGGCTCTGATAATTCCTTGGTCTGGACTGTTGTAGGGGTTAGAGACCCGATATCTGCAGCGATTGCTATAGTTAAG GGAGGTCTTACTGCGACTGATGTTTTTGCTGTGGAGTGGATTCACAACGGAGATATTCATTTTGGGATGACAGTTGCGTACTTTGGTTTTATTAGCGATG TGTTGGAGCTCTCTGATAAATATCAGAAACGATTTGGACCTTTACGTTATTTTGTGGCCGGTTTTCTCAAATTTTTGTGCTTGCCAAAGTACAGTTACGAGGTGGAATACCTTCCAGCACAAAGAGAATCTGGAGATGTCAAAATTCCAGCTGATCGGGAAATTATTGACATGTCAGAGCTATACACCGATATTATGAGGAGATCAAGCAAGGAAGGCATTCCTCGAGCGTCAAGCTTATCAAGTATTGATTCAATAATGACTCCGAGTCGAATGTCCGGAGGAGATTTAGATGCTACCTATAGCAGCACTGAACCATCGGAGTATGTGCGTGCCATAGATCCAAAGTCAAAACGACTATCAGTTGGAAGAAGCAATTTATCAGCCGAACCGGAAGTTATCCATCCGCAAATGCCACATACAGGGACTCCAAACTGGCCCAGGACTAGGTCCAAATCGAGGACGGATAAGGGATGGGCTGGATTAACTATCACAACCGATAACACAAGGTCTTCTTGGGGAAATGCCGTAACTAATGATAGAGAGGATATCTCATCAACAATATCCGATCCTGGTCCAATTTGGGATGCGGAGCCTCGGTGGGACTCCGAACCTAACTGGGATGTAGAAAATCCAATTGAATTCCCAATACCATCTGAAGATTTGGCAGCTAGTGAAAAGAAGGAAATGGTTCCAAAAGCTGAAGAGAATTGGGTGCAATCTAAAGGCCAATTTCTTGGTGTGCTGGTGTGCAATCACTCGTGTAGAACTGTTCAAAGTTTGAGTTCTCAGGTGGTGGCCCCAAAGGCAGAGCATGATGACAACACTTTGGATTTGCTATTGGTACGTGGAACTGGACGATTGAGGCTGTTGAGATTCCTCTTGAATTTACAAAGGGGCAGGCACATTACATTGCCATATGTTGAATATATCAAG GTAAAGTCGGTGAAAGTTAAACCTGGAAAGCGCACTCACAATGGCTGTGGAATTGATGGTGAATTATTCCCCATAAACGGTCAAGCGATCTGTTCGTTACTTCCAGAACAATGCAGGCTTATTGGTCGCTCGTCTCGTTCTAGTAAGTAG
- the LOC140821883 gene encoding sphingoid long-chain bases kinase 1-like isoform X1 gives MSIWTNQLVLQLATLDTFKNGSLSKNSSLRLTTSQSLRRLGLCSQISTAQQTSPVVFPEKRSRGRAATSADISVNDDYSNKAKRAEHKIDIGDEQSDLLGYELFSGKLSLDKRGSSKNSEVQASEKKDIEAVDAKLTSKALIWGSEMLRLEDVVSLSYCVGLRHFTLHAYPLRKGSCGGLFIKSGRNRKDHRFLAPNPEDALQWVNAFADQQCFVNCLPHPMATKKQGSDQLFNEFPPESYIRCKSRPKMLVILNPRSGRGRSKKVFHGLVEPLLKLAGFDLEVVETTYAGHAKKLAASVDFCTCPDGIICVGGDGIVNEVLNGLLSRDNKKEAISVPIGIIPAGSDNSLVWTVVGVRDPISAAIAIVKGGLTATDVFAVEWIHNGDIHFGMTVAYFGFISDVLELSDKYQKRFGPLRYFVAGFLKFLCLPKYSYEVEYLPAQRESGDVKIPADREIIDMSELYTDIMRRSSKEGIPRASSLSSIDSIMTPSRMSGGDLDATYSSTEPSEYVRAIDPKSKRLSVGRSNLSAEPEVIHPQMPHTGTPNWPRTRSKSRTDKGWAGLTITTDNTRSSWGNAVTNDREDISSTISDPGPIWDAEPRWDSEPNWDVENPIEFPIPSEDLAASEKKEMVPKAEENWVQSKGQFLGVLVCNHSCRTVQSLSSQVVAPKAEHDDNTLDLLLVRGTGRLRLLRFLLNLQRGRHITLPYVEYIKVKSVKVKPGKRTHNGCGIDGELFPINGQAICSLLPEQCRLIGRSSRSSK, from the exons ATGAGCATATGGACAAACCAGTTAGTGTTGCAACTTGCAACCTTGGATACTTTT AAGAATGGGAGTCTATCTAAGAATAGTTCTTTGAGACTGACAACCTCACAGTCTCTTCGTCGTCTGGGGCTTTGTTCCCAAATTTCAACTGCACAACAAACATCCCCAGTTGTCTTTCCAGAAAAACGTAGTAGAGGGAGGGCTGCCACAAGTGCTGATATTAGTGTCAACGATGATTACTCTAACAAAGCTAAGAGGGCGGAACACAAGATTGATATTGGGGATGAGCAATCTGACTTATTGGGATATGAATTGTTTTCTGGGAAACTATCATTGGACAAAAGGGGATCTAGTAAGAATTCTGAGGTGCAAGCATCAGAGAAAAAGGACATAGAGGCAGTTGATGCTAAACTGACAAGCAAGGCATTGATTTGGGGTTCGGAAATGTTGCGTCTAGAAGACGTGGTTTCG CTATCTTACTGTGTTGGTCTTAGACATTTTACTTTGCATGCTTATCCATTAAGAAAGGGTTCATGTGGTGGCCTTTTTATCAAAAGTGGGAGAAATCGAAAAGACCATCGCTTTTTAGCTCCTAACCCAGAGGATGCACTTCAGTGGGTTAATGCTTTTGCAGATCAGCAGTGTTTCGTGAATTGCTTACCTCATCCTATGGCTACTAAGAAGCAGGGTTCAGATCAACTTTTCAATGAATTCCCTCCTGAGTCATACATAAGATGTAAGAGTCGACCCAAAATGCTCGTCATTTTAAACCCTCGGTCTGGGCGTGGTCGTTCAAAAAAAGTGTTTCATGGCCTGGTCGAACCCTTACTTAAA CTTGCAGGATTCGATTTAGAGGTTGTTGAGACAACATATGCTGGTCATGCTAAGAAACTCGCAGCCAGTGTTGATTTTTGTACATGCCCTGATG GTATTATATGCGTTGGTGGGGATGGAATTGTAAATGAG GTTTTGAATGGTTTACTGAGTAGAGACAATAAAAAAGAAGCCATTTCAGTTCCAATTGGAATTATACCTGCTGGCTCTGATAATTCCTTGGTCTGGACTGTTGTAGGGGTTAGAGACCCGATATCTGCAGCGATTGCTATAGTTAAG GGAGGTCTTACTGCGACTGATGTTTTTGCTGTGGAGTGGATTCACAACGGAGATATTCATTTTGGGATGACAGTTGCGTACTTTGGTTTTATTAGCGATG TGTTGGAGCTCTCTGATAAATATCAGAAACGATTTGGACCTTTACGTTATTTTGTGGCCGGTTTTCTCAAATTTTTGTGCTTGCCAAAGTACAGTTACGAGGTGGAATACCTTCCAGCACAAAGAGAATCTGGAGATGTCAAAATTCCAGCTGATCGGGAAATTATTGACATGTCAGAGCTATACACCGATATTATGAGGAGATCAAGCAAGGAAGGCATTCCTCGAGCGTCAAGCTTATCAAGTATTGATTCAATAATGACTCCGAGTCGAATGTCCGGAGGAGATTTAGATGCTACCTATAGCAGCACTGAACCATCGGAGTATGTGCGTGCCATAGATCCAAAGTCAAAACGACTATCAGTTGGAAGAAGCAATTTATCAGCCGAACCGGAAGTTATCCATCCGCAAATGCCACATACAGGGACTCCAAACTGGCCCAGGACTAGGTCCAAATCGAGGACGGATAAGGGATGGGCTGGATTAACTATCACAACCGATAACACAAGGTCTTCTTGGGGAAATGCCGTAACTAATGATAGAGAGGATATCTCATCAACAATATCCGATCCTGGTCCAATTTGGGATGCGGAGCCTCGGTGGGACTCCGAACCTAACTGGGATGTAGAAAATCCAATTGAATTCCCAATACCATCTGAAGATTTGGCAGCTAGTGAAAAGAAGGAAATGGTTCCAAAAGCTGAAGAGAATTGGGTGCAATCTAAAGGCCAATTTCTTGGTGTGCTGGTGTGCAATCACTCGTGTAGAACTGTTCAAAGTTTGAGTTCTCAGGTGGTGGCCCCAAAGGCAGAGCATGATGACAACACTTTGGATTTGCTATTGGTACGTGGAACTGGACGATTGAGGCTGTTGAGATTCCTCTTGAATTTACAAAGGGGCAGGCACATTACATTGCCATATGTTGAATATATCAAG GTAAAGTCGGTGAAAGTTAAACCTGGAAAGCGCACTCACAATGGCTGTGGAATTGATGGTGAATTATTCCCCATAAACGGTCAAGCGATCTGTTCGTTACTTCCAGAACAATGCAGGCTTATTGGTCGCTCGTCTCGTTCTAGTAAGTAG